One Streptomyces sp. L2 genomic window carries:
- a CDS encoding TetR family transcriptional regulator: MSHTLGIRQAQKQKTRQAFLDAALTLLEEQSLSSLGLREVTRAVGVAPTAFYRHFRSTADLGVALVDEALGSLHPMVRTTVSGTGSSVERIARAVELIGHHVDTYPAHVRFIARERHGGVQPVREAIQAQLARFAEEVKAELAGDAQAAGWSDDDLLMLAHLYVDQMLITASLFLEALEGPAEERERVTRLATRQLRLISIGRRHWLD, translated from the coding sequence ATGAGTCACACCCTCGGCATCCGGCAGGCCCAGAAGCAGAAGACGCGGCAGGCGTTCCTGGACGCGGCGCTCACGCTGCTGGAGGAGCAGAGCCTGAGCAGCCTGGGCCTGCGCGAGGTCACCCGGGCCGTCGGGGTGGCCCCGACCGCGTTCTACCGGCACTTCCGGTCCACCGCCGACCTCGGCGTGGCGCTCGTCGACGAGGCGCTGGGCAGCCTGCACCCGATGGTGCGGACGACGGTGTCCGGCACCGGCAGCAGCGTGGAACGCATCGCCCGCGCCGTGGAGTTGATCGGCCACCACGTGGACACGTACCCGGCGCACGTGCGGTTCATCGCCCGTGAGCGGCACGGCGGGGTGCAGCCGGTGCGCGAGGCCATCCAGGCCCAACTGGCCCGGTTCGCCGAGGAGGTGAAGGCCGAGTTGGCGGGCGACGCGCAGGCCGCGGGGTGGAGCGACGACGACCTGCTGATGCTGGCCCACCTGTACGTGGACCAGATGCTGATCACCGCCTCCCTGTTCCTGGAGGCGCTGGAGGGTCCGGCCGAGGAGCGCGAGCGGGTCACCCGGCTCGCCACCCGGCAGTTGCGGCTCATCAGCATCGGCCGCCGGCACTGGCTGGACTGA